From Myxococcales bacterium, the proteins below share one genomic window:
- a CDS encoding HPr family phosphocarrier protein yields the protein MSDETHEATFTIVNDLGLHARAATKLVQLASRFPCEVTVAHHGQVANAKSVMGVLLLCGSKGTHIDVKATGARADECVKAIGELIADRFGEAS from the coding sequence TTGAGCGACGAGACCCACGAGGCCACCTTCACCATCGTCAACGACCTCGGCTTGCACGCCCGCGCGGCCACGAAGCTCGTGCAGCTCGCGTCCCGTTTTCCGTGCGAAGTGACCGTCGCGCACCACGGCCAAGTGGCCAACGCGAAGTCGGTCATGGGGGTCTTGCTGCTCTGCGGCTCCAAGGGCACCCACATCGACGTCAAGGCGACGGGCGCGCGCGCCGACGAGTGCGTCAAGGCGATCGGAGAGCTCATCGCGGACCGGTTCGGGGAGGCGAGCTGA
- the ptsP gene encoding phosphoenolpyruvate--protein phosphotransferase, translated as MRDGAPESTVPPSAPLSQTELGVERTVLEGIAGSEGVAIGRALVVQGRRTTFLRRTIEASEIETELARVRDAASRAQRGIREAAHGMPQSSRTALPVLEAYLLMLEDPMLHERVERKIRRDRKCAEWAVQEARDDLGRLFASTDPPTKDAYIAERVHDVEFVCDRLLRALVDDAHTLLSSADAGRLAEPMIVFARDLSPADTAGMAKEPVLAFVTEVGSRTSHTSIMARALEIPSVVGVKDATRFVRTGDRVVVCGLTGTVTIHPTPEDVSHAEAKRLRHRARQDRLFADASRLARTISGERVHLSANLELPEEAAFARKAGAETVGLYRTEFLFVDRADLPSENEQYEAYASIVQAFGGATVTLRTFDIGGDKFASSFELPPEMNPALGLRAIRLALAQPEVFSTQLRAMVRAARHGNVRIMLPMISTTDEIAAARALLARAEADVARSFGKRVDPIPLGAMIEVPAAAVMADVLARHADFFSIGTNDLVQYALAVDRTSRTLAHLASPLSPAILRLCAMAIRAANAAKIPVAVCGTMASEPLHALLLVGLGVRELSMEASAIPVVREAISRASMAELARIAELCLEAETEARVREAVSSSLGPRLLDLDAVRDDA; from the coding sequence GTGAGGGACGGCGCCCCGGAATCGACGGTGCCCCCCTCGGCGCCGCTGAGCCAGACGGAGCTCGGCGTCGAGCGGACCGTGCTCGAGGGCATCGCGGGCTCGGAGGGGGTCGCGATCGGGCGAGCGCTGGTCGTCCAAGGGCGCCGGACGACCTTCTTGCGGCGAACGATCGAAGCGAGCGAGATCGAGACGGAGCTCGCCCGCGTACGCGATGCCGCGAGCCGCGCTCAGCGCGGGATCCGCGAAGCCGCCCACGGCATGCCACAGAGCTCGCGCACCGCCCTCCCCGTCCTCGAGGCGTACCTGCTCATGCTCGAGGATCCGATGCTCCACGAGCGCGTGGAGCGCAAAATTCGGCGCGACCGAAAGTGTGCCGAGTGGGCCGTCCAGGAGGCGCGCGACGATCTCGGGAGGCTCTTCGCGAGCACGGACCCCCCGACCAAAGACGCGTACATCGCCGAGCGTGTCCACGACGTCGAGTTCGTGTGCGACCGGCTCCTGCGGGCCCTGGTCGACGACGCCCACACGCTGCTCTCGAGCGCCGACGCGGGCCGCCTCGCCGAGCCGATGATCGTCTTCGCGCGCGATCTCTCTCCGGCCGACACGGCGGGCATGGCCAAAGAGCCGGTCCTCGCCTTCGTGACCGAGGTGGGCTCACGCACGAGCCACACGTCGATCATGGCGCGGGCGCTCGAGATCCCGAGCGTCGTCGGCGTGAAAGACGCGACCCGTTTCGTGAGGACCGGCGATCGGGTCGTCGTGTGCGGCCTCACGGGCACCGTCACGATCCACCCGACGCCAGAGGACGTCTCTCACGCCGAAGCGAAGCGCCTGCGCCATCGCGCGCGCCAAGACCGCCTCTTCGCCGACGCGAGCCGTCTCGCGCGGACGATCTCCGGCGAACGCGTGCACCTCTCGGCGAACCTCGAGCTCCCCGAGGAGGCCGCGTTCGCCCGAAAAGCCGGCGCCGAGACCGTAGGGCTCTACCGCACGGAGTTTCTCTTCGTCGACCGCGCCGACCTCCCCTCCGAGAACGAACAATACGAGGCATATGCCAGCATCGTTCAAGCCTTCGGAGGCGCGACGGTGACGCTGCGAACGTTCGACATCGGCGGCGACAAGTTCGCCTCGTCGTTCGAGCTCCCTCCCGAGATGAACCCGGCCCTCGGGCTCCGCGCGATCCGCCTCGCGCTCGCTCAGCCCGAGGTGTTCTCGACGCAGCTCCGAGCCATGGTCCGCGCCGCCCGCCACGGGAACGTGCGGATCATGCTCCCGATGATCTCCACGACCGACGAGATCGCAGCCGCCCGCGCCCTGCTCGCTCGGGCCGAGGCCGACGTCGCGCGATCGTTCGGAAAACGGGTCGACCCGATCCCGCTCGGCGCGATGATCGAGGTCCCCGCGGCCGCGGTGATGGCGGACGTGCTCGCGCGGCACGCCGACTTCTTCAGCATAGGCACCAACGACCTCGTGCAGTACGCGCTCGCGGTCGACCGGACGAGCCGCACCCTCGCCCACCTCGCCTCACCCCTGTCGCCCGCCATCCTGCGCCTATGTGCGATGGCCATTCGCGCGGCAAACGCGGCGAAAATCCCCGTGGCGGTGTGCGGCACGATGGCCTCCGAGCCGCTCCACGCCCTCCTCCTCGTCGGCCTGGGGGTCCGCGAGCTCTCGATGGAGGCCTCGGCCATTCCCGTGGTGCGCGAGGCGATCTCCCGTGCCTCGATGGCAGAGCTCGCCCGAATCGCCGAGCTCTGCCTCGAAGCCGAGACCGAGGCGCGCGTGCGAGAGGCCGTCTCTTCGTCGCTCGGCCCACGCTTGCTCGACCTCGACGCCGTCCGGGACGACGCGTAG
- a CDS encoding bifunctional metallophosphatase/5'-nucleotidase: MSSLLLATGIVAGAVGAPGCAGDGPTQASPCGKAEGQACQVNLTLIHTSDIHSRLIPFEQVITQVDADLGLGSLNSVANVGGVARMAYVIGRERARSERVLHLDSGDCFQGAPIFNFYAGEPEVRSLAALGIDAAVVGNHEFDRGALNAATQFRRWANFGVLAANYRFETPEVPNSAFMGTVTRPFQVFNQGGLKIAVIGMANLSSLSSVFDQPNRLGLAPLNTAEVAQFYVDLLRPHVDLVVMLTHLGLDVDQRMVRNTTGIDVVLGGHNHVVINPPQQISDCSSDPQNPGFVWTPDPTQKVDVDAIPKDDDDPALKGPAGAYDPENHPFQTKRTCRPRRVIIAHSGAFAKYVGRLDLVLSNEPTAASPTGNAEDYDPVNGYEVLSNRYQAFPIDASVPEDPILVDLLQPYQRGLDAAADLDILVGYSPEGSRRISGNGGDSPLGNLVATGMWLRLGVQTDFAMSNSTGVRADINPGPITIEQMYNVFPFDNSITKMQLSGGEVQEMFDFTARRAASRGCTTQVQIAGARIRLNCAGCQTDTDIVCNTDEDCANVRGECDQAKKLCKVGACAEEVYIGHRKDQKDQYVRCTTDIDCKGDDGIVHPGQCDRSGGGAQGLCLSRISKTNLYELATSTYLAQGGSGFRVLQRNTTQIDTKIQQRDSLTDFIRAGKPCDFDTNNGPDGLKACSTDAECGPRSVCACPGSSEESGSPNPETYCRTKPGFACEPGAGRCVRAACRSSVAEFHQKVCQGTRAEEREGCKTKLNACSLAGEECKFLSCVDAKLGSFSDGRVEMIGR, encoded by the coding sequence GTGAGCTCTCTCCTTTTGGCCACCGGGATCGTCGCCGGCGCCGTCGGTGCGCCCGGCTGTGCGGGCGACGGCCCCACGCAGGCAAGCCCGTGCGGCAAGGCCGAGGGACAGGCGTGCCAGGTCAACCTCACGCTCATCCACACCTCCGACATCCACTCTCGGCTCATCCCGTTCGAGCAGGTGATAACGCAGGTCGACGCCGACCTCGGCCTCGGATCGCTGAACTCGGTCGCCAACGTCGGCGGCGTCGCTCGCATGGCCTACGTCATCGGCCGCGAGCGCGCGCGGAGCGAGCGAGTCCTCCACCTCGACTCGGGCGATTGCTTCCAGGGCGCGCCGATCTTCAACTTCTACGCGGGCGAGCCCGAGGTCCGGTCGCTCGCCGCCCTCGGCATCGACGCGGCGGTGGTCGGCAACCACGAGTTCGATCGCGGCGCGCTCAACGCGGCCACCCAGTTTCGTCGCTGGGCGAACTTCGGCGTGCTCGCGGCGAACTACCGATTCGAGACGCCCGAGGTGCCGAACAGCGCGTTCATGGGCACGGTGACCCGCCCGTTCCAGGTCTTCAACCAGGGCGGCCTCAAGATCGCCGTCATCGGCATGGCCAACCTCTCGAGCCTCTCGTCGGTGTTCGACCAGCCGAACCGCCTCGGCCTCGCGCCGCTCAACACGGCCGAGGTCGCTCAGTTCTACGTGGACCTCCTCCGCCCGCACGTCGACCTCGTGGTGATGCTCACGCACCTCGGCCTCGACGTCGACCAGCGGATGGTGCGCAACACCACGGGCATCGACGTCGTGCTCGGCGGCCACAACCACGTGGTCATCAACCCGCCGCAGCAGATCTCGGACTGCTCGTCCGACCCGCAGAACCCGGGCTTCGTGTGGACGCCCGACCCGACGCAGAAGGTCGACGTCGACGCGATCCCGAAGGACGACGACGACCCTGCCCTCAAGGGGCCCGCAGGCGCGTACGACCCCGAGAATCACCCTTTCCAAACGAAGCGAACGTGCCGTCCGCGGCGCGTGATCATCGCGCACTCGGGCGCGTTCGCGAAGTACGTCGGGCGGCTCGACCTCGTGCTGTCGAACGAGCCGACCGCGGCGAGCCCCACCGGCAACGCCGAGGACTACGATCCGGTCAACGGGTACGAGGTCCTCTCGAACCGGTACCAGGCCTTCCCCATCGACGCGAGCGTGCCCGAGGATCCGATCCTCGTCGATCTGCTCCAGCCCTACCAGCGCGGGCTCGACGCGGCGGCCGACCTCGACATCCTCGTCGGCTACAGCCCCGAGGGCTCGCGGCGTATCTCGGGCAACGGCGGCGACTCACCGCTCGGCAACCTGGTGGCGACCGGGATGTGGCTCCGCCTCGGCGTGCAGACGGACTTCGCCATGTCGAACTCGACGGGCGTCCGCGCCGACATCAACCCGGGCCCCATCACGATCGAGCAGATGTACAACGTCTTCCCGTTCGACAACTCGATCACGAAGATGCAGCTCTCGGGCGGTGAGGTCCAAGAGATGTTCGACTTCACCGCGCGCCGCGCCGCCTCGCGTGGTTGCACGACGCAGGTGCAGATCGCGGGAGCGCGTATCCGCTTGAACTGCGCCGGCTGCCAGACCGACACGGACATCGTCTGCAACACCGACGAGGACTGCGCGAACGTCCGCGGCGAGTGCGACCAGGCCAAGAAGCTCTGCAAAGTGGGCGCGTGTGCAGAAGAGGTCTACATCGGCCACCGCAAGGACCAGAAAGACCAGTACGTGCGCTGCACGACCGACATCGACTGCAAAGGCGACGACGGCATCGTGCACCCCGGGCAGTGCGATCGCTCGGGCGGCGGCGCGCAGGGCCTCTGCCTCTCGCGCATCTCCAAGACGAACCTCTACGAGCTCGCGACGAGCACGTACCTCGCGCAGGGCGGCTCGGGCTTCCGGGTGCTCCAGCGCAACACCACCCAGATCGACACGAAGATCCAACAGCGCGACTCGCTGACCGACTTCATCCGCGCCGGCAAACCCTGCGACTTCGACACGAACAACGGCCCCGATGGCCTGAAGGCGTGCTCGACGGACGCCGAGTGCGGACCTCGCTCGGTGTGCGCGTGCCCCGGCTCCTCCGAAGAGTCCGGGAGCCCGAACCCGGAGACGTACTGCCGCACGAAGCCCGGCTTCGCGTGCGAGCCCGGCGCCGGTCGATGCGTCCGCGCCGCCTGCCGATCGAGCGTGGCCGAGTTCCACCAGAAGGTTTGCCAGGGGACACGCGCCGAGGAGCGAGAGGGCTGCAAGACGAAGCTCAACGCGTGCTCTCTCGCGGGTGAAGAGTGCAAGTTCCTTTCGTGCGTCGACGCGAAGCTCGGCAGCTTCTCGGACGGCCGCGTGGAGATGATCGGCCGATGA